The Chlorocebus sabaeus isolate Y175 chromosome 6, mChlSab1.0.hap1, whole genome shotgun sequence genome has a segment encoding these proteins:
- the LOC103233971 gene encoding uncharacterized protein isoform X1: MLAAGSLGENPGHCGSREMDSVAFEDVAVNFTREEWALLGPSQKTLYRDVMWETIRNLDCIGMKWEDTDIEDQHKNPRRSLRCLIIERFSESSQIPGSTVNEKAHGVDPCESSVHGEVIMGCSFLNCYITFDAGHKPDECQEYGEKPHTHKQCGTTFSYHHSFQTQERPHTEKKRYDCKECGKTFSSLGNLRRHIIVQRGGGPYICKLCGKAFFWPSLFRIHERTHTGEKPYECKQCFKAFPIYSSYLRHERTHTGEKPYECKHCSKAFPDYSSYVRHERTHTGEKPYKCKQCGRAFSVSSSLRIHERTHTGEKPYECQQCGRAFSVSSSLRIHERTHTGEKPYECQQCGKAFHHLGSFQRHMIRHTGDGPHKCKICGRGFDCPSSLQSHERTHTGEKPYECKQCGKALSHRSSFRSHMIMHTGDGPHKCKVCGKAFVYPSVFQRHERTHTGEKPYECKECGKAFRISSSLRRHETTHTGEKPYECKECGKAFSCFTYLSQHKRIHTAEKPYKCKTYKKAFSHFGNLKAHERIHSGEKPYECKECRKAFSWLTCLLRHERIHTGKKSYECQQCGKAFTRSRFLRGHERIHTGEKMHECKECGKTLSSLSSLHRHKRTHWRDTQ; the protein is encoded by the exons GATTCAGTTGCctttgaggatgtggctgtgaacttcACCCGGGAAGAGTGGGCTTTGCTGGGTCCATCACAGAAGACTCTGTATAGAGATGTGATGTGGGAAACCATTAGGAACCTGGACTGTATAG GAATGAAATGGGAAGACACAGACATTGAAGATCAGCACAAAAATCCCAGGAGGAGCCTAAG ATGTCTTATCATAGAAAGATTCAGTGAAAGTAGCCAGATTCCAGGTAGTACTGTGAATGAAAAAGCTCATGGAGTAGATCCATGTGAAAGCAGTGTGCATGGAGAAGTCATCATGGGTTGTTCATTCCTTAATTGCTACATCACATTTGATGCTGGACACAAACCAGATGAGTGTCAGGAATATGGAGAAAAGCCACATACACATAAACAATGTGGGACAACCTTCAGTTATCACCACTCTTTTCAAACACAGGAAAGACCTCACACTGAAAAGAAACGCTATGattgtaaggaatgtgggaaaaccTTCAGTTCTTTGGGAAACCTTCGAAGACACATAATAGTACAACGTGGAGGTGGACCTTATATATGTAAGTTGTGTGGGAAAGCCTTTTTTTGGCCTAGTTTATTTCGTATACATgaaagaactcacactggagagaaaccgtaTGAATGTAAGCAGTGTTTTAAAGCCTTCCCTATTTACAGTTCCTATCTAAGACatgaaagaacacacactggggagaaaCCATATGAATGCAAGCACTGTTCTAAAGCCTTCCCTGATTACAGTTCCTATGTAAGACATgaaagaactcacactggagaaaaaccctataaatgtaaacaatgtggaaGAGCCTTCAGTGTTTCCAGTTCCCTTCGAATACATgaaagaactcacactggagagaaaccctatgaatgtcagCAATGTGGAAGAGCCTTCAGTGTTTCCAGTTCCCTTCGAATACATgaaagaactcacactggagagaaaccctatgaatgtcagCAATGTGGGAAAGCATTTCATCATCTGGGAAGCTTTCAAAGACACATGATAAGGCACACTGGAGATGGACCTCATAAATGTAAGATATGTGGGAGAGGCTTTGATTGTCCTAGTTCACTGCAAAGTCATgaaagaactcacactggagagaaaccctatgaatgcaaGCAGTGTGGAAAAGCATTATCTCATCGCTCAAGCTTTCGAAGTCACATGATAATGCACACTGGAGATGGACCTCATAAATGCAAggtatgtgggaaagcctttgtTTATCCCAGTGTATTTCAAAGACATGAAAGGActcatactggtgagaaaccctatgaatgtaaggaatgtggtaAAGCCTTCCGTATTTCTAGTTCCCTTCGAAGGCATGAAacaactcacactggagagaagccatatgagtgtaaggaatgtgggaaagcatTCAGTTGTTTCACATACCTTTCTCAACATAAAAGGATCCACACAGCTGAAAAACCTTATAAGTGTAAAACATATAAGAAAGCCTTCAGTCATTTTGGTAACTTAAAAGCCCATGAAAGGATTCACTCTGGAGAGAAACcgtatgaatgtaaggaatgcaGGAAAGCATTCTCTTGGCTCACTTGCCTTCTACGACATGAAAGAATTCACACTGGAAAGAAATCTTATGAATGTCAACAATGTGGTAAAGCTTTCACTCGTTCCCGTTTCCTTCGAGGACATGAAAggattcacactggagagaagatgcatgaatgtaaggaatgtgggaaaacaCTGAGTTCTCTCAGTTCCTTGCATAGACATAAAAGGACTCACTGGagagatactcaataa
- the LOC103233971 gene encoding uncharacterized protein isoform X2, producing the protein MDSVAFEDVAVNFTREEWALLGPSQKTLYRDVMWETIRNLDCIGMKWEDTDIEDQHKNPRRSLRCLIIERFSESSQIPGSTVNEKAHGVDPCESSVHGEVIMGCSFLNCYITFDAGHKPDECQEYGEKPHTHKQCGTTFSYHHSFQTQERPHTEKKRYDCKECGKTFSSLGNLRRHIIVQRGGGPYICKLCGKAFFWPSLFRIHERTHTGEKPYECKQCFKAFPIYSSYLRHERTHTGEKPYECKHCSKAFPDYSSYVRHERTHTGEKPYKCKQCGRAFSVSSSLRIHERTHTGEKPYECQQCGRAFSVSSSLRIHERTHTGEKPYECQQCGKAFHHLGSFQRHMIRHTGDGPHKCKICGRGFDCPSSLQSHERTHTGEKPYECKQCGKALSHRSSFRSHMIMHTGDGPHKCKVCGKAFVYPSVFQRHERTHTGEKPYECKECGKAFRISSSLRRHETTHTGEKPYECKECGKAFSCFTYLSQHKRIHTAEKPYKCKTYKKAFSHFGNLKAHERIHSGEKPYECKECRKAFSWLTCLLRHERIHTGKKSYECQQCGKAFTRSRFLRGHERIHTGEKMHECKECGKTLSSLSSLHRHKRTHWRDTQ; encoded by the exons GATTCAGTTGCctttgaggatgtggctgtgaacttcACCCGGGAAGAGTGGGCTTTGCTGGGTCCATCACAGAAGACTCTGTATAGAGATGTGATGTGGGAAACCATTAGGAACCTGGACTGTATAG GAATGAAATGGGAAGACACAGACATTGAAGATCAGCACAAAAATCCCAGGAGGAGCCTAAG ATGTCTTATCATAGAAAGATTCAGTGAAAGTAGCCAGATTCCAGGTAGTACTGTGAATGAAAAAGCTCATGGAGTAGATCCATGTGAAAGCAGTGTGCATGGAGAAGTCATCATGGGTTGTTCATTCCTTAATTGCTACATCACATTTGATGCTGGACACAAACCAGATGAGTGTCAGGAATATGGAGAAAAGCCACATACACATAAACAATGTGGGACAACCTTCAGTTATCACCACTCTTTTCAAACACAGGAAAGACCTCACACTGAAAAGAAACGCTATGattgtaaggaatgtgggaaaaccTTCAGTTCTTTGGGAAACCTTCGAAGACACATAATAGTACAACGTGGAGGTGGACCTTATATATGTAAGTTGTGTGGGAAAGCCTTTTTTTGGCCTAGTTTATTTCGTATACATgaaagaactcacactggagagaaaccgtaTGAATGTAAGCAGTGTTTTAAAGCCTTCCCTATTTACAGTTCCTATCTAAGACatgaaagaacacacactggggagaaaCCATATGAATGCAAGCACTGTTCTAAAGCCTTCCCTGATTACAGTTCCTATGTAAGACATgaaagaactcacactggagaaaaaccctataaatgtaaacaatgtggaaGAGCCTTCAGTGTTTCCAGTTCCCTTCGAATACATgaaagaactcacactggagagaaaccctatgaatgtcagCAATGTGGAAGAGCCTTCAGTGTTTCCAGTTCCCTTCGAATACATgaaagaactcacactggagagaaaccctatgaatgtcagCAATGTGGGAAAGCATTTCATCATCTGGGAAGCTTTCAAAGACACATGATAAGGCACACTGGAGATGGACCTCATAAATGTAAGATATGTGGGAGAGGCTTTGATTGTCCTAGTTCACTGCAAAGTCATgaaagaactcacactggagagaaaccctatgaatgcaaGCAGTGTGGAAAAGCATTATCTCATCGCTCAAGCTTTCGAAGTCACATGATAATGCACACTGGAGATGGACCTCATAAATGCAAggtatgtgggaaagcctttgtTTATCCCAGTGTATTTCAAAGACATGAAAGGActcatactggtgagaaaccctatgaatgtaaggaatgtggtaAAGCCTTCCGTATTTCTAGTTCCCTTCGAAGGCATGAAacaactcacactggagagaagccatatgagtgtaaggaatgtgggaaagcatTCAGTTGTTTCACATACCTTTCTCAACATAAAAGGATCCACACAGCTGAAAAACCTTATAAGTGTAAAACATATAAGAAAGCCTTCAGTCATTTTGGTAACTTAAAAGCCCATGAAAGGATTCACTCTGGAGAGAAACcgtatgaatgtaaggaatgcaGGAAAGCATTCTCTTGGCTCACTTGCCTTCTACGACATGAAAGAATTCACACTGGAAAGAAATCTTATGAATGTCAACAATGTGGTAAAGCTTTCACTCGTTCCCGTTTCCTTCGAGGACATGAAAggattcacactggagagaagatgcatgaatgtaaggaatgtgggaaaacaCTGAGTTCTCTCAGTTCCTTGCATAGACATAAAAGGACTCACTGGagagatactcaataa
- the LOC103233971 gene encoding uncharacterized protein isoform X3, translated as MWETIRNLDCIGMKWEDTDIEDQHKNPRRSLRCLIIERFSESSQIPGSTVNEKAHGVDPCESSVHGEVIMGCSFLNCYITFDAGHKPDECQEYGEKPHTHKQCGTTFSYHHSFQTQERPHTEKKRYDCKECGKTFSSLGNLRRHIIVQRGGGPYICKLCGKAFFWPSLFRIHERTHTGEKPYECKQCFKAFPIYSSYLRHERTHTGEKPYECKHCSKAFPDYSSYVRHERTHTGEKPYKCKQCGRAFSVSSSLRIHERTHTGEKPYECQQCGRAFSVSSSLRIHERTHTGEKPYECQQCGKAFHHLGSFQRHMIRHTGDGPHKCKICGRGFDCPSSLQSHERTHTGEKPYECKQCGKALSHRSSFRSHMIMHTGDGPHKCKVCGKAFVYPSVFQRHERTHTGEKPYECKECGKAFRISSSLRRHETTHTGEKPYECKECGKAFSCFTYLSQHKRIHTAEKPYKCKTYKKAFSHFGNLKAHERIHSGEKPYECKECRKAFSWLTCLLRHERIHTGKKSYECQQCGKAFTRSRFLRGHERIHTGEKMHECKECGKTLSSLSSLHRHKRTHWRDTQ; from the exons ATGTGGGAAACCATTAGGAACCTGGACTGTATAG GAATGAAATGGGAAGACACAGACATTGAAGATCAGCACAAAAATCCCAGGAGGAGCCTAAG ATGTCTTATCATAGAAAGATTCAGTGAAAGTAGCCAGATTCCAGGTAGTACTGTGAATGAAAAAGCTCATGGAGTAGATCCATGTGAAAGCAGTGTGCATGGAGAAGTCATCATGGGTTGTTCATTCCTTAATTGCTACATCACATTTGATGCTGGACACAAACCAGATGAGTGTCAGGAATATGGAGAAAAGCCACATACACATAAACAATGTGGGACAACCTTCAGTTATCACCACTCTTTTCAAACACAGGAAAGACCTCACACTGAAAAGAAACGCTATGattgtaaggaatgtgggaaaaccTTCAGTTCTTTGGGAAACCTTCGAAGACACATAATAGTACAACGTGGAGGTGGACCTTATATATGTAAGTTGTGTGGGAAAGCCTTTTTTTGGCCTAGTTTATTTCGTATACATgaaagaactcacactggagagaaaccgtaTGAATGTAAGCAGTGTTTTAAAGCCTTCCCTATTTACAGTTCCTATCTAAGACatgaaagaacacacactggggagaaaCCATATGAATGCAAGCACTGTTCTAAAGCCTTCCCTGATTACAGTTCCTATGTAAGACATgaaagaactcacactggagaaaaaccctataaatgtaaacaatgtggaaGAGCCTTCAGTGTTTCCAGTTCCCTTCGAATACATgaaagaactcacactggagagaaaccctatgaatgtcagCAATGTGGAAGAGCCTTCAGTGTTTCCAGTTCCCTTCGAATACATgaaagaactcacactggagagaaaccctatgaatgtcagCAATGTGGGAAAGCATTTCATCATCTGGGAAGCTTTCAAAGACACATGATAAGGCACACTGGAGATGGACCTCATAAATGTAAGATATGTGGGAGAGGCTTTGATTGTCCTAGTTCACTGCAAAGTCATgaaagaactcacactggagagaaaccctatgaatgcaaGCAGTGTGGAAAAGCATTATCTCATCGCTCAAGCTTTCGAAGTCACATGATAATGCACACTGGAGATGGACCTCATAAATGCAAggtatgtgggaaagcctttgtTTATCCCAGTGTATTTCAAAGACATGAAAGGActcatactggtgagaaaccctatgaatgtaaggaatgtggtaAAGCCTTCCGTATTTCTAGTTCCCTTCGAAGGCATGAAacaactcacactggagagaagccatatgagtgtaaggaatgtgggaaagcatTCAGTTGTTTCACATACCTTTCTCAACATAAAAGGATCCACACAGCTGAAAAACCTTATAAGTGTAAAACATATAAGAAAGCCTTCAGTCATTTTGGTAACTTAAAAGCCCATGAAAGGATTCACTCTGGAGAGAAACcgtatgaatgtaaggaatgcaGGAAAGCATTCTCTTGGCTCACTTGCCTTCTACGACATGAAAGAATTCACACTGGAAAGAAATCTTATGAATGTCAACAATGTGGTAAAGCTTTCACTCGTTCCCGTTTCCTTCGAGGACATGAAAggattcacactggagagaagatgcatgaatgtaaggaatgtgggaaaacaCTGAGTTCTCTCAGTTCCTTGCATAGACATAAAAGGACTCACTGGagagatactcaataa
- the LOC103233971 gene encoding uncharacterized protein isoform X4, with the protein MKWEDTDIEDQHKNPRRSLRCLIIERFSESSQIPGSTVNEKAHGVDPCESSVHGEVIMGCSFLNCYITFDAGHKPDECQEYGEKPHTHKQCGTTFSYHHSFQTQERPHTEKKRYDCKECGKTFSSLGNLRRHIIVQRGGGPYICKLCGKAFFWPSLFRIHERTHTGEKPYECKQCFKAFPIYSSYLRHERTHTGEKPYECKHCSKAFPDYSSYVRHERTHTGEKPYKCKQCGRAFSVSSSLRIHERTHTGEKPYECQQCGRAFSVSSSLRIHERTHTGEKPYECQQCGKAFHHLGSFQRHMIRHTGDGPHKCKICGRGFDCPSSLQSHERTHTGEKPYECKQCGKALSHRSSFRSHMIMHTGDGPHKCKVCGKAFVYPSVFQRHERTHTGEKPYECKECGKAFRISSSLRRHETTHTGEKPYECKECGKAFSCFTYLSQHKRIHTAEKPYKCKTYKKAFSHFGNLKAHERIHSGEKPYECKECRKAFSWLTCLLRHERIHTGKKSYECQQCGKAFTRSRFLRGHERIHTGEKMHECKECGKTLSSLSSLHRHKRTHWRDTQ; encoded by the exons ATGAAATGGGAAGACACAGACATTGAAGATCAGCACAAAAATCCCAGGAGGAGCCTAAG ATGTCTTATCATAGAAAGATTCAGTGAAAGTAGCCAGATTCCAGGTAGTACTGTGAATGAAAAAGCTCATGGAGTAGATCCATGTGAAAGCAGTGTGCATGGAGAAGTCATCATGGGTTGTTCATTCCTTAATTGCTACATCACATTTGATGCTGGACACAAACCAGATGAGTGTCAGGAATATGGAGAAAAGCCACATACACATAAACAATGTGGGACAACCTTCAGTTATCACCACTCTTTTCAAACACAGGAAAGACCTCACACTGAAAAGAAACGCTATGattgtaaggaatgtgggaaaaccTTCAGTTCTTTGGGAAACCTTCGAAGACACATAATAGTACAACGTGGAGGTGGACCTTATATATGTAAGTTGTGTGGGAAAGCCTTTTTTTGGCCTAGTTTATTTCGTATACATgaaagaactcacactggagagaaaccgtaTGAATGTAAGCAGTGTTTTAAAGCCTTCCCTATTTACAGTTCCTATCTAAGACatgaaagaacacacactggggagaaaCCATATGAATGCAAGCACTGTTCTAAAGCCTTCCCTGATTACAGTTCCTATGTAAGACATgaaagaactcacactggagaaaaaccctataaatgtaaacaatgtggaaGAGCCTTCAGTGTTTCCAGTTCCCTTCGAATACATgaaagaactcacactggagagaaaccctatgaatgtcagCAATGTGGAAGAGCCTTCAGTGTTTCCAGTTCCCTTCGAATACATgaaagaactcacactggagagaaaccctatgaatgtcagCAATGTGGGAAAGCATTTCATCATCTGGGAAGCTTTCAAAGACACATGATAAGGCACACTGGAGATGGACCTCATAAATGTAAGATATGTGGGAGAGGCTTTGATTGTCCTAGTTCACTGCAAAGTCATgaaagaactcacactggagagaaaccctatgaatgcaaGCAGTGTGGAAAAGCATTATCTCATCGCTCAAGCTTTCGAAGTCACATGATAATGCACACTGGAGATGGACCTCATAAATGCAAggtatgtgggaaagcctttgtTTATCCCAGTGTATTTCAAAGACATGAAAGGActcatactggtgagaaaccctatgaatgtaaggaatgtggtaAAGCCTTCCGTATTTCTAGTTCCCTTCGAAGGCATGAAacaactcacactggagagaagccatatgagtgtaaggaatgtgggaaagcatTCAGTTGTTTCACATACCTTTCTCAACATAAAAGGATCCACACAGCTGAAAAACCTTATAAGTGTAAAACATATAAGAAAGCCTTCAGTCATTTTGGTAACTTAAAAGCCCATGAAAGGATTCACTCTGGAGAGAAACcgtatgaatgtaaggaatgcaGGAAAGCATTCTCTTGGCTCACTTGCCTTCTACGACATGAAAGAATTCACACTGGAAAGAAATCTTATGAATGTCAACAATGTGGTAAAGCTTTCACTCGTTCCCGTTTCCTTCGAGGACATGAAAggattcacactggagagaagatgcatgaatgtaaggaatgtgggaaaacaCTGAGTTCTCTCAGTTCCTTGCATAGACATAAAAGGACTCACTGGagagatactcaataa